One Helianthus annuus cultivar XRQ/B chromosome 7, HanXRQr2.0-SUNRISE, whole genome shotgun sequence genomic region harbors:
- the LOC110868843 gene encoding telomere repeat-binding protein 5: MVSKKRLYYGGLDGFRAPVVPKAPRSLRRNSHKKSSAGSELCPFELLAAVAGKLLQESESSISSTGPESKEHIITPKESVKHEPLEVKFNPLTLDYLDQGCCGENEFVPKPSNLALKIESPLKDSLQSDSDSSLEHASIVCNGNNGSNGDLKDVKMNTSGGYVQTDTVQKQSEDLTAAKSCVDHRVLNKSYNGVHRNNVKIGIRDDDDDDDENSFSFNHRITKMSGIRLQSRAGYRRMRKILTTTKHWKSVPKLKDYEPSNATSLGVKPFDHNGKNMYMRERCRAEIGSKRRKLFHHNSVKPDYVQETSSESISNLPTAKAVTSSVINHKSSFQSKDGHVKFSIKSFNIPELYIEMPETSTVGSLKTAVMEAVTAILEGELHVGVLLHGKKIRDDSITLQQTGISVNSDTLGFMLEPSFPQDAQKEHQLLPPYDYHEPPSSYLASPIMNSSVDHPLATNQESQKMSTEEIVDTKAIVSISPLNAEALSIVPMNHKVNKRSELSQRRTRRPFSVLEVEALVEAVEILGTGRWRDVKIRAFDDADHRTYVDLKDKWKTLVHTATISPQQRRGEPVPQDLLDRVLAAHSMWSKPHGNHQTEPIPVKV; encoded by the exons ATGGTGTCAAAGAAGAGACTATATTACGGAGGACTTGACGGTTTCCGTGCCCCTGTGGTACCTAAAGCTCCCAGATCCTTAAGG AGGAATTCACACAAGAAATCATCAGCGGGTAGCGAACTTTGCCCCTTTGAGTTATTGGCAGCAGTAGCCGGCAAGTTATTACAGGAGAGCGAAAGTTCCATTTCCAGCACTGGTCCAGAAAGCAAAGAACATATTATCACCCCTAAAGAAAGTGTCAAACACGAACCGCTTGAAGTAAAATTCAATCCTTTAACATTAGATTATCTTGATCAGGGATGCTGCGGTGAGAATGAGTTTGTTCCCAAACCCTCTAATTTAGCGTTAAAGATAGAATCCCCATTGAAGGATTCGCTACAGTCCGATAGTGACTCCAGTTTAGAACATGCTTCTATAGTCTGCAATGGCAATAATGGATCAAACGGGGATTTAAAAGATGTGAAAATGAATACTAGTGGCGGTTATGTACAAACAGATACAGTACAGAAACAAAGTGAAGACTTAACTGCAGCTAAATCATGTGTGGATCATCGTGTATTAAATAAATCATATAACGGTGTACATAGGAATAATGTAAAGATAGGTAttagagatgatgatgatgatgatgacgaaaaTTCTTTTAGTTTTAATCACCGTATTACCAAGATGAGCGGGATTAGGTTGCAGTCGCGTGCGGGATATAGAAGAATGAGGAAGATATTGACTACTACTAAGCACTGGAAATCGGTTCCAAAGCTGAAAGATTACGAACCCTCTAACGCTACCA GTCTTGGAGTCAAACCCTTTGACCACAACGGGAAAAACATGTACATGAGAGAACGTTGTCGAGCAGAGATTGGTTCTAAGAGACGGAAGCTGTTTCATCATAATAGCGTGAAACCTGATTATGTTCAGGAGACGAGCAGTGAAAGCATATCTAATTTACCTACAG CAAAAGCAGTGACATCTTCGGTTATCAACCATAAAAGTTCCTTTCAATCTAAAGATGGTCATg TGAAATTTAGCATAAAGTCCTTTAACATACCAGAACTGTATATCGAAATGCCAGAGACGTCGACAGTAGGTTCTTTAAAG ACGGCGGTTATGGAAGCCGTGACAGCTATTTTAGAAGGTGAATTACATGTAGGGGTACTTCTTCATGGCAAGAAGATTAGAGATGACAGCATAACACTACAACAAACCGGTATTTCTGTAAATAGTGATACTTTGGGATTTATGTTAGAGCCGAGTTTTCCCCAAGATGCACAAAAAGAACATCAGTTGTTGCCGCCATATGACTATCATGAACCGCCGTCCAG TTATCTAGCTAGTCCCATTATGAACTCTTCAGTGGATCATCCTCTAGCAACTAATCAAGAAAGTCAAAAAATGTCAACAGAAGAAATAGTGGATACTAAAGCTATCGTGTCGATCAGCCCACTGAATGCCGAGGCACTCTCAATAGTCCCCATGAACCATAAAGTGAACAAAAGATCCGAACTGTCACAACGAAGAACTAGAAGACCGTTCTCCGTTTTGGAAGTAGAAGCACTTGTGGAAGCAGTTGAAATACTTGGAACCGGAAG ATGGCGTGACGTTAAAATCCGCGCATTTGATGATGCAGACCATCGAACTTATGTGGATCTGAAG GATAAATGGAAAACATTGGTTCACACAGCAACTATCTCCCCCCAGCAAAGAAGAGGCGAGCCTGTACCACAAGATCTACTAGACCGAGTGTTGGCTGCACATTCCATGTGGTCTAAGCCACATGGGAATCATCAGACCGAACCCATTCCGGTTAAGGTTTGA